Proteins encoded together in one Candidatus Reconcilbacillus cellulovorans window:
- a CDS encoding rod shape-determining protein MreC: MKWIGSRRLLVVLAALIVFAALTGLTFSRRFPVTFAENAAKDTVVAFQGLLYRALAAASAFADDVRSIWTVYEENRELRRTLFRYVRDVQRLNELEYENERLKEALRFTEEQKRMNRYVWRIAQVVSDSPDPYNRIVVINLGSKDGIREQMAVVASGGLVGLIERVHPFHSNVRLLTDLNAASPDSKAVSVWIRGKEDSTFGLIDDYDPTTGLLTMSKIDRNALVEKGDVVVTAGLGGVFPGGIVVGDVVSSEESAIGITKSAKVKPRASFRRLDYVFVVEVPQAEGVAP, encoded by the coding sequence CGGCTGCTCGTCGTGCTTGCGGCGCTGATCGTGTTTGCGGCGCTGACGGGCTTGACGTTCAGCCGCCGCTTCCCCGTCACGTTTGCGGAAAATGCCGCCAAGGACACCGTCGTTGCCTTTCAGGGGCTATTATATCGGGCGTTGGCTGCGGCGTCGGCGTTTGCCGACGACGTCCGGTCGATTTGGACCGTGTACGAGGAAAACCGCGAGCTGCGCCGGACGCTGTTCCGCTATGTCCGCGACGTCCAGCGGCTGAACGAGTTGGAATACGAGAACGAGCGCCTCAAGGAAGCATTGCGTTTTACCGAAGAACAGAAACGGATGAATCGTTACGTCTGGCGGATCGCCCAAGTCGTGTCGGACAGCCCGGATCCCTATAACCGAATCGTGGTCATCAATCTCGGCTCCAAAGACGGCATCCGTGAGCAGATGGCGGTCGTGGCGTCCGGAGGTCTCGTCGGCCTTATCGAACGCGTTCATCCGTTTCATTCGAACGTTCGGCTGTTGACCGACCTGAACGCGGCGTCGCCCGACAGCAAGGCGGTGTCCGTCTGGATCCGCGGTAAAGAAGACAGTACGTTCGGACTGATCGACGACTATGACCCGACGACCGGGCTGTTGACGATGAGCAAAATCGACCGCAACGCGCTCGTCGAGAAAGGCGACGTCGTCGTGACGGCCGGGCTCGGCGGCGTGTTTCCCGGCGGCATCGTCGTCGGCGACGTCGTCTCGAGCGAAGAGAGCGCGATCGGCATCACGAAGTCGGCCAAAGTGAAACCGCGCGCGTCGTTTCGCCGGCTCGACTATGTGTTCGTGGTCGAGGTACCGCAGGCGGAAGGTGTCGCGCCGTGA